From the Glandiceps talaboti chromosome 10, keGlaTala1.1, whole genome shotgun sequence genome, one window contains:
- the LOC144441006 gene encoding axonemal dynein light chain domain-containing protein 1-like isoform X3 translates to MTTAVSQRTGGELALAPNPPPGSPQNTGRTESRQSTPRQVKVTKVVLQDPSQDDSDSPLPELRSSDRAIDKSKPLPTSLQSEFIPDDILKALTQLPQPGQDLLPPPGKKAPGPKGTAAPASVWNFPNRRKKFQHLTDQPKSLSGAGRDISFLYDVTQEPIKPLKIDPNDKSSSRIVEKYKEHSVSEKKGMSLSDTLIPEEYHVVKSKGVQGLEFHDEKFTTQLSDIDKHLQVFPSMKPASRYEVVQLVGVLDEMMEKAGIDDEELEVKGPTQMHNLLQLIKKEQNIYNIIFHELIRQVSVECCERGALLAKLRERYSRLLNKVPRQVKSLHQEVMAQRALDRRLTEELLRFKTNISDLTSELSNVREHDKIVTRQAQQAQEDLKSALRESEKNASLLAEYHELYELQRKRLEHQVSSLKEERELWSHASYSLALKVTDANSLSTARRLHVNEKAWHKLATHFTIVLSDKDTEEMSTLQGFVEKFRDLIAEFYQHLKDSDQTSRDRLIQVRMGIERWSEEFAQNIVSPKEPSHSQTPDTLSTSYRHSSMSGHEPNYTVRPPEREVVEKLYEDIRFWEETINKEVEKFGGDVLLSFEESMYQIHKQMEGWTETALKIFSRHLADDGTEFPAHEKMLAMNKDVESLMELFKVRVNGENGVAKGFITLQNAMEIWDTKLTQVVNGAAYPPESEWGRLYDLLEDWMVLIDETLDIVGSTQKESERNERKPHDPITMDDVFRISQKWLTTTINGVDNEDAKLVEQVHVLHSEMVHWMIQVLLRLAPDKEGNPQEAIESSMAATATTSEIREKAESICERLTDFSNYITGCCNAIVSEEMQRRLERGMADADHEYRDLKKLKSECAEWIHTATLLLQELLGGGALDDFFKPSSALSGKRTDEATKTPDQSEAATPIQKTEEKAEDSKPIQTPAPSEPSTKPSETPKHEETVNTSEMQAIGYDQNVRPQSLENGKDVKPKEVDVEKLLKSDEDRPETPNTSRAYEALAAVHTLQEKLMNTEVRAQNAEEKVADLEEDLKAALEKLRAYERTSVTPPASSEGQRPQTKPEPTPEPVPAPKPETPKEESPRSKTKGKDKDKSKEKEKEKEKDKTPTPATPSQIPPPSSATSSKRPPSSANSMKSAGEKSRPTSQASIRSGASSRASKVSKKSKQ, encoded by the exons GCTCCTGGACCAAAGGGTACAGCTGCACCAGCCAGTGTATGGAATTTCCCCAACAGGAGGAAAAAATTCCAACATTTGACAGACCAACCTAAATCATTGAGTGGGGCTGGAAG ggACATTTCCTTTCTGTATGATGTAACTCAAGAACCGATCAAACCACTCAAGATAGACCCTAATGACAAGAGTTCTTCCAGAATAGTAGAAAAGTACAAAGAGCATTCTGTGTCAGAGAAAAAG ggAATGAGTTTGTCGGATACGCTTATTCCAGAAGAATACCATGTAGTTAAGTCTAAAGGTGTGCAAGGATTAGAATTCCATGATGA GAAATTTACAACACAGCTGTCAGACATTGATAAGCACTTGCAGGTCTTTCCATCCAT GAAACCAGCCAGTAGGTATGAAGTGGTACAGTTAGTTGGCGTACTTGATGAAATGATGGAGAAAGCAGGTATTGATGATGAAGAACTAGAAGTCAAAGGACCCACACAG ATGCATAATTTACTCCAGCTTATCAAGAAAGAACAGaacatttataatattatattccATGAACTGATACGACAG GTCAGTGTAGAATGTTGTGAAAGAGGAGCACTACTTGCCAAACTGAGAGAAAGATACAGTAGATTACTGAATAAAGTACCAAGACAGGTCAAAAG TCTACACCAGGAGGTAATGGCACAGAGAGCATTGGATAGACGACTTACTGAAGAATTACTGAgattcaaaacaaatatatcCGATCTAACAAG CGAACTGTCTAATGTCCGAGAACATGATAAAATAGTTACAAGGCAAGCACAGCAGGCACAGGAAGAT TTAAAATCAGCACTGAGAGAGTCAGAGAAGAATGCTAG TCTTTTAGCTGAGTATCATGAATTGTATGAGTTGCAGAGAAAACGTTTAGAACACCAAGTCAGCAGTCTGAAGGAAGAAAGAGAACTGTGGAGTCATGCCTCATATAGTCTGGCACTCAAG GTGACAGATGCAAACAGTTTATCAACCGCCAGGAGACTCCACGTAAATGAGAAAGCATGGCATAAGTTGGCAACTCATTTCACCATAGTACTTAGTGACAAAGACACAGAAGAAATGTCTACTCTCCAAGGTTTTGTTGAGAAATTCCGTGACCTGATTGCCGAATTTTATCAACATTTGAAAGATAGCGACCAAACATCTAGAGATAGGTTGATACAAGTCAGAATGGGTATTGAAAGATGGTCTGAAGAGTTTGCTCAGAACATTGT CTCTCCTAAGGAGCCCAGCCACTCCCAAACTCCAGACACTCTCAGTACTTCCTATAGGCATTCTTCAATGAG TGGACATGAACCAAACTACACAGTCAGACCACCAGAACGAGAAGTTGTTGAGAAACTATATGAAGACATTAGATTTTGGGAAGAG ACAATAAACAAAGAAGTAGAAAAATTTGGTGGTGATGTTTTATTGAGTTTTGAGGAAAGCATGTACCAAATCCATAAACAAATGGAAGGCTGGACTGAGACagctttgaaaatatttagtaGACATTTAGCTGATGATGGAACTGAGTTTCCTGCCCATGAAAAGATGCTAGCGATGAACAAG GATGTAGAATCTCTTATGGAACTCTTTAAAGTCAGAGTCAATGGAGAAAATG gGGTTGCTAAGGGCTTCATCACTCTGCAGAATGCTATGGAAATCTGGGATACCAAACTAACACAGGTTGTCAATGGTGCAGCCTACCCACCAGAGTCTGAGTGGGGTAGGCTGTATGACCTGTTAGAAGATTGGATGGTATTGATTGATGAAACTTTAGATATCGTCGGATCAACACAAAAAGAATCTGAGAGAAATGAAAGGAAACCACATGATCC AATTACAATGGATGATGTATTCAGAATTTCACAGAAGTGGTTAACAACTACTATCAATGGAGTTGATAATGAAGATGCCAAATTAGTTGAACAG GTTCACGTTCTGCATTCTGAGATGGTTCACTGGATGATTCAAGTACTTCTCAGACTAGCGCCAGATAAAGAAGGCAACCCACAGGAAGCCATAGAAAGCAGTATGGCTGCCACCGCTACCACTTCAGAAATCAGAGAAAAGGCAGAGTCAATCTGTGAAAGGTTGACAGATTTCTCTAACTACATCACTGG TTGCTGTAATGCTATTGTCTCTGAAGAGATGCAGAGAAGATTAGAACGTGGTATGGCAGATGCTGACCATGAATACAGAGATCTAAAGAAATTAAAA AGTGAGTGTGCTGAGTGGATACATACAGCCACATTGCTACTACAGGAGTTACTAGGGGGTGGTGCTCTGGATGATTTCTTCAAACCATCATCAGCATTATCAGGAAAAAGAACAGATGAG GCAACCAAAACTCCAGATCAGTCTGAAGCTGCTACTCCCATACAGAAAACAGAGGAGAAGGCAGAAGATAGTAAACCAATACAAACACCTGCACCATCTGAGCCATCAACTAAACCATCTGAAACACCCAAACATGAAGAAACTGTGAACACATCAGAAATGCAAGCTATAGGTTATGACCAAAATGTACGACCACAGTCTCTAGAAAATGGCAAGGATGTCAAACCAAAG gaGGTGGATGTTGAAAAACTTTTGAAATCTGATGAAGACCGACCAGAAACACCAAACACATCAAGAGCGTATGAAGCACTTGCTGCGGTACACACACTACAAGAAAAACTCAT GAATACTGAGGTACGTGCACAGAATGCGGAAGAAAAAGTTGCTGACTTGGAGGAAGATTTGAAAGCAGCTCTGGAGAAATTACGTGCATACGAAAGAACTAGTGTAACACCACCAGCTTCATCAGAGGGTCAACGACCTCAAACAAAACCAGAACCCACGCCTGAACCGGTACCAGCACCAAAACCAGAAACACCGAAAGAAGAATCTCCAAGAAGTAAAACAAAAGGAAAGGATAAAGATAAGAGTAAagagaaagaaaaggaaaaagaaaaagacaaaACGCCAACCCCAGCAACACCATCACAAATTCCACCTCCGTCCTCAGCGACTTCATCAAAGAGACCACCATCATCGGCAAATTCTATGAAATCGGCTGGAGAAAAATCAAGACCCACTTCTCAAGCATCTATTAGGTCAGGGGCAAGTTCAAGGGCATCAAAAGTCTCCAAGAAATCTAAACAGTAG